In Holophagales bacterium, one DNA window encodes the following:
- a CDS encoding cysteine desulfurase, whose product MPPLYFDHNATCPLDARVREAMLPWMGERWGNPSSIHRFGQAAQAAVEEGRERIARLIGADPLEIVLCGSGTEANNAVVWSAVRPAVSGPRPGHLVVSALEHPSVRAAAAHLAARGWEVTEVSPEQDGVVAPPAIVAALRPETALVALQLANNEVGTIQPVAEVAARCRERGVPVLCDAVQAAGKIRVDFAALGVDYLVIAGHKFHGPLGAAALAIRGGAPFAPLLLGGAQERRRRASTINVPAVVGLGAAADLARRELPERTARLAALRDRFESGLAAIPRHVVHGTSAPRLPNTTHVAFEGLEGQTLMIRLDLAGFAVSTGSACAAGVVEPSRALLAMGVSAAESIASLRVSVGLGNSADEVDALLAALTREVDALRRARAGR is encoded by the coding sequence ATGCCGCCGCTCTACTTCGACCACAACGCCACTTGCCCGCTCGACGCCCGGGTCCGTGAGGCGATGCTGCCATGGATGGGCGAGCGATGGGGTAACCCCTCGTCGATCCATCGCTTCGGCCAGGCGGCGCAGGCGGCGGTGGAGGAGGGACGCGAGCGAATCGCCCGCCTGATCGGCGCCGATCCGCTCGAGATCGTGCTCTGCGGCTCGGGCACCGAGGCGAACAACGCCGTGGTGTGGAGCGCGGTGCGCCCGGCGGTGTCCGGACCCCGGCCGGGTCATCTCGTCGTCTCGGCGCTCGAGCATCCCTCGGTGCGGGCCGCGGCCGCGCATCTCGCCGCCCGGGGCTGGGAGGTCACCGAAGTGTCCCCGGAGCAGGACGGCGTCGTCGCTCCGCCGGCGATCGTCGCGGCGCTCCGCCCGGAGACGGCGCTCGTCGCCCTGCAGTTGGCCAACAACGAGGTGGGGACGATCCAGCCGGTGGCCGAGGTTGCGGCGCGCTGCCGCGAGCGCGGTGTGCCGGTGCTCTGCGACGCCGTCCAGGCGGCAGGGAAGATCCGCGTCGACTTCGCGGCGCTGGGTGTCGACTATCTGGTGATCGCCGGTCACAAGTTCCACGGACCGCTCGGCGCGGCGGCGCTGGCGATCCGTGGCGGCGCGCCGTTCGCCCCGTTGCTCCTGGGTGGCGCGCAAGAGCGCCGCCGGCGTGCCTCGACGATCAACGTGCCGGCGGTCGTGGGGCTCGGTGCGGCGGCCGACCTTGCCCGGCGCGAGCTCCCCGAGCGGACGGCGCGGCTCGCGGCGCTGCGCGATCGCTTCGAGAGCGGGCTGGCGGCGATCCCGCGTCACGTCGTCCACGGCACGTCGGCACCGCGGCTGCCGAACACCACGCACGTGGCGTTCGAGGGCCTCGAAGGGCAGACGCTGATGATCCGTCTCGATCTCGCCGGGTTCGCCGTCTCGACCGGCTCGGCGTGCGCCGCCGGGGTCGTCGAGCCGAGCCGGGCGCTGCTCGCCATGGGGGTCTCGGCCGCGGAGTCGATCGCGTCGCTGCGCGTCAGCGTCGGTCTCGGCAATTCGGCCGACGAGGTCGATGCGCTGCTCGCCGCCCTGACGCGCGAAGTCGACGCCCTGCGACGGGCGCGGGCGGGGCGATGA
- the mnmA gene encoding tRNA 2-thiouridine(34) synthase MnmA, which produces MSGLVAVAMSGGLDSSVVAWLLAQRGEPVVGLSMLLWDRSHEAVHGRCCGALDLGDARRVAALAGIPHYTLRLDAEFRERVVDPFVADYLAGKTPSPCVRCNTFVKFDLLLERARELGATAVATGHYARIVDGADGPELHAAVDAEKDQSYYLFELTAAQLSASRFPLGEMTKREVRELARVAALPVAEKGESMEVCFVDSGVREFVEAEVAAAPERFTAPALGRPAELVDMAGHHLGEGSPYYRYTVGQRRGLGLAASDRRYVLRVLPEANQVVVGEVEALAATGLRGERLHWIGPAPVGEIAATVKIRSRHPGVACTIRALPGQAADVRFATPQRGVAPGQAAVFYDGSRVLGGCWIDGSM; this is translated from the coding sequence ATGAGCGGCCTCGTCGCCGTCGCGATGAGCGGCGGGCTCGATTCGTCGGTGGTCGCCTGGCTGCTCGCCCAGCGCGGTGAGCCCGTCGTCGGGCTCTCGATGCTTCTCTGGGACCGCTCGCACGAAGCGGTGCACGGTCGCTGCTGTGGCGCGCTCGACCTCGGCGACGCACGGCGCGTCGCGGCGCTCGCGGGGATCCCGCACTACACGCTGCGCCTCGATGCCGAGTTCCGGGAGCGGGTCGTCGACCCGTTCGTCGCCGACTACCTCGCCGGGAAGACGCCGTCGCCCTGCGTGCGCTGCAACACCTTCGTCAAGTTCGACCTGCTGCTCGAGCGCGCCCGCGAGCTCGGTGCCACGGCGGTGGCGACCGGACACTACGCCCGCATCGTCGACGGAGCCGACGGGCCCGAGCTGCACGCGGCGGTCGACGCGGAGAAGGACCAGAGCTACTACCTCTTCGAGCTCACCGCGGCGCAGCTTTCCGCGTCGCGCTTCCCGCTCGGCGAGATGACCAAGCGCGAGGTGCGCGAGCTCGCTCGTGTCGCGGCGCTGCCGGTGGCGGAGAAGGGCGAGAGCATGGAGGTCTGCTTCGTCGACTCCGGCGTGCGCGAGTTCGTCGAGGCGGAAGTGGCAGCGGCGCCGGAGCGCTTCACCGCCCCGGCGCTCGGCCGCCCGGCCGAGCTGGTCGACATGGCCGGGCACCATCTCGGCGAAGGCTCGCCCTACTATCGCTACACCGTCGGCCAGCGCCGCGGCCTCGGCCTCGCGGCGAGCGACCGGCGCTACGTCCTGCGCGTCCTGCCGGAGGCCAACCAGGTCGTGGTCGGCGAGGTCGAGGCGCTGGCTGCGACGGGGCTTCGCGGCGAACGGCTGCACTGGATCGGCCCGGCCCCAGTCGGCGAGATCGCGGCGACGGTGAAGATCCGCTCGCGCCACCCGGGCGTCGCCTGCACGATCCGCGCGCTCCCCGGGCAAGCCGCTGACGTGCGCTTCGCCACGCCGCAGCGCGGCGTCGCTCCCGGGCAAGCAGCGGTCTTCTACGACGGCAGTCGCGTGCTCGGCGGCTGCTGGATCGACGGGTCGATGTAG
- a CDS encoding GHKL domain-containing protein — MQSARHGIVVLDTERETLYFANREALAMLAEARVPAQYGEILEAFLEGSESGGAAPSRPDRVSRRFGDRLLGFSRYGVGRFRWVFFRDISESARLESIAEAIEISNSFAHVFAAVRHEIGNPINSVKMALSVLRKNLERFERETVLDYLDHSLADLGRVEDLLASLRSLSFYDDLKLEPLLVDEWMREFALLAQRGFHERGIALEFAAGAPGVMARVDSRALQQILVNLVANAAEAAAERQRPEIRIETCRREALVEIRVIDNGSGIRPELADQMFRPFFTTKEQGTGLGLVIVRRLLARMNGLVELSSLRGEGTTALVTLPEAAE, encoded by the coding sequence ATGCAGAGCGCTCGCCACGGCATCGTGGTGCTCGATACCGAACGCGAAACGCTGTACTTTGCCAATCGCGAAGCGCTTGCGATGCTGGCCGAGGCTCGGGTGCCGGCGCAGTACGGCGAAATCCTCGAGGCGTTTCTCGAAGGCTCCGAGTCGGGAGGTGCGGCTCCATCGAGACCGGATCGGGTGTCGCGCCGGTTCGGGGACCGGCTGTTGGGTTTCAGTCGATACGGTGTCGGGAGGTTTCGCTGGGTCTTCTTCCGCGACATCTCGGAGTCGGCACGGCTCGAGTCGATCGCCGAGGCCATCGAGATCTCCAACAGCTTCGCGCACGTCTTCGCCGCGGTTCGACACGAGATCGGCAATCCGATCAATTCGGTGAAGATGGCCCTTTCGGTGCTGCGCAAGAACCTCGAACGGTTCGAGCGGGAGACGGTTCTCGACTATCTCGACCATTCGCTCGCCGACCTCGGCCGTGTCGAGGACCTGCTCGCCTCGTTGCGCAGCTTGAGCTTCTACGACGACTTGAAGCTCGAGCCGCTGCTCGTCGACGAATGGATGAGGGAGTTCGCGCTGCTCGCCCAGAGAGGATTCCACGAGCGTGGAATCGCCCTGGAGTTCGCCGCGGGAGCTCCGGGGGTCATGGCGAGGGTCGACTCTCGCGCCTTGCAGCAAATCCTGGTGAACCTCGTGGCCAACGCGGCGGAGGCGGCCGCCGAACGCCAGCGACCGGAGATCCGCATCGAGACCTGCCGGCGGGAGGCCCTGGTCGAAATCAGGGTCATCGACAACGGGTCGGGAATCCGGCCCGAGCTCGCCGACCAGATGTTCCGGCCGTTCTTCACGACCAAGGAGCAAGGGACCGGACTCGGCCTGGTGATCGTTCGTCGGCTCCTTGCCCGGATGAACGGCTTGGTCGAGCTCTCCAGCCTTCGCGGCGAAGGAACGACGGCGCTCGTCACCCTCCCCGAGGCGGCGGAGTGA
- a CDS encoding sigma-54-dependent Fis family transcriptional regulator, with amino-acid sequence MSGARRRLLVVEDELFFAQMVRDDLSREGLEVVLAATLAEARRVARERPPDVVLLDQQLPDGVGADLCGELLELNDEVKVIFVTAFPHFDNALRALRQGAFDYLTKPCEPLAMQHAVDRALRTLELERGASRLSWRRQREAVRALLPGMPVDAALRGALELAVEADVPVLLSGETGTGKTFFARLIHYSGARRNGEFVPVNCAALPESLFEAELFGHERGAFTGAIATRPGLFELADGGSILLDEIGEMSLALQARLLQVLDTREVRRIGGNAARQVDFRLLAATNVDLDMALRERRLRTDLYYRLAVLRIHLPALRERLSELPAIVDGLLVRLGNGERLPPLAPGEMERLADYPWPGNLRELRNVLERALLLSRGGELRPGTLLAGATAGRPRAAEREEALASLAEVERRQIEIALVRCGGNLAGAARLLGVSVSTLQRKPGVAGRARALRAVAAH; translated from the coding sequence GTGAGCGGAGCGCGGCGCCGCCTTCTGGTGGTCGAAGACGAGCTCTTCTTCGCCCAGATGGTGCGCGACGACCTCTCTCGTGAGGGGCTCGAAGTCGTTCTCGCCGCCACGCTCGCCGAGGCGAGGCGAGTGGCCCGCGAGCGACCGCCGGATGTCGTGTTGCTCGACCAGCAGTTGCCCGACGGCGTCGGTGCCGACCTCTGCGGCGAGCTGCTCGAGCTCAACGACGAGGTGAAGGTGATCTTCGTCACCGCGTTTCCTCACTTCGACAACGCGCTGCGTGCACTCCGGCAGGGCGCCTTCGACTATCTGACCAAACCGTGCGAGCCGCTGGCGATGCAGCACGCGGTGGATCGCGCCTTGCGTACGCTGGAGCTCGAGCGGGGGGCGTCGCGACTCTCGTGGCGTCGCCAACGTGAGGCCGTCCGCGCGTTGTTGCCCGGAATGCCGGTCGACGCCGCGCTGCGAGGTGCGCTCGAGCTGGCGGTCGAGGCCGACGTGCCTGTCTTGCTGAGCGGCGAGACAGGAACCGGCAAGACGTTCTTCGCGCGTTTGATCCACTACTCGGGGGCTCGCCGCAACGGCGAGTTCGTCCCGGTCAACTGCGCAGCGCTGCCGGAGAGCCTCTTCGAGGCGGAGCTCTTCGGTCACGAGCGCGGAGCCTTCACCGGTGCCATTGCCACGCGACCGGGGCTCTTCGAGCTCGCCGACGGTGGCTCGATCCTGCTCGACGAGATCGGCGAGATGTCCCTCGCCCTCCAAGCGCGATTGCTCCAGGTGCTCGACACCCGCGAGGTGCGGCGCATCGGCGGGAACGCCGCCCGTCAGGTCGACTTCCGGCTCCTCGCGGCAACCAACGTGGACCTCGACATGGCGCTGCGCGAGCGACGCCTGCGCACCGATCTCTACTACCGGCTCGCGGTGCTGCGGATTCACCTGCCGGCGCTGCGCGAGCGGTTGAGCGAGTTGCCCGCCATCGTCGACGGGCTCCTGGTTCGACTTGGCAACGGCGAGCGGCTCCCGCCACTCGCCCCAGGCGAGATGGAGCGGCTGGCCGACTACCCCTGGCCGGGCAATCTGCGCGAGCTCCGCAATGTGCTGGAGCGCGCCCTGTTGCTGTCGCGCGGCGGAGAGCTGCGGCCGGGTACGCTGCTCGCCGGTGCGACCGCCGGAAGGCCGCGTGCGGCCGAACGGGAAGAGGCCTTGGCGTCGCTCGCCGAGGTCGAGCGACGACAGATCGAGATCGCGCTGGTGCGCTGCGGCGGCAACCTCGCCGGCGCAGCGAGATTGCTCGGGGTTTCCGTTTCGACGTTGCAGCGCAAGCCGGGAGTCGCCGGGCGCGCAAGAGCGTTACGCGCCGTCGCCGCGCACTGA
- a CDS encoding response regulator encodes MRTILIVDDEELFRRSLADGLEASDPHWTALTAEGAARAREILETTQVDLVVTDLQMPAGSGFELLDYLVQARPWVPVLVVTAHGGAATAARLSRMGVGRLLEKPLDFEVLVRSVAEVFASSAGGLMRGISLSTFLQLLEMERRSCTLRVSAKGRVGWLHIVDGQLDAAECGELIDESAAYEVVCWDDALLEILATPPVASGRMSLSIRQVLLDSFRRRDELAAAADQATTKVSDNSTSAPAGRTGVVTSRKEKQMSVQDKLKELAAVEGFAGAGVFTPQGESLAMVSAGTGFTKEIGVLANNVLMNAQKASIEMGAGRGQQVHVTAEKAHILVRCLNEGNDPLKSEPGKAHIHLVMALSDDSAIGMAKMKLNAVIEKLGPDFRL; translated from the coding sequence GTGCGCACGATCCTGATCGTCGACGACGAGGAACTGTTTCGCCGCAGCCTGGCCGACGGACTCGAGGCGAGCGACCCGCACTGGACCGCCCTGACCGCCGAGGGCGCGGCGAGGGCACGCGAGATCCTCGAAACCACGCAGGTCGATCTGGTCGTCACGGATCTTCAGATGCCGGCGGGGAGCGGCTTTGAGCTGCTCGACTACCTTGTTCAGGCGCGCCCGTGGGTTCCGGTTCTGGTGGTGACCGCGCATGGCGGCGCGGCGACAGCCGCCCGGCTCTCTCGCATGGGCGTGGGGAGGTTGCTCGAGAAGCCTCTGGATTTCGAGGTCCTGGTCCGGAGCGTGGCGGAGGTTTTCGCGTCGAGTGCCGGTGGGCTCATGCGCGGCATCTCGCTATCGACCTTTCTGCAACTGCTCGAGATGGAGCGCCGGAGCTGCACGCTGCGCGTCTCGGCCAAGGGACGCGTCGGCTGGCTACACATTGTCGACGGCCAACTCGACGCCGCGGAGTGCGGCGAGCTCATCGACGAGAGCGCGGCCTACGAGGTCGTTTGCTGGGACGACGCGCTCCTCGAGATCCTGGCCACCCCGCCGGTCGCCTCCGGGAGGATGTCGCTGTCGATCCGCCAGGTGCTGCTCGACAGCTTTCGCCGGCGCGACGAGCTGGCCGCCGCAGCAGACCAGGCGACGACAAAGGTGTCGGACAACTCAACCTCGGCGCCCGCCGGTCGGACGGGTGTCGTCACCAGTCGAAAGGAGAAGCAGATGTCGGTCCAGGACAAGCTCAAGGAGTTGGCGGCGGTCGAGGGGTTTGCGGGCGCCGGAGTGTTCACCCCGCAGGGCGAGAGCCTCGCCATGGTCTCCGCCGGAACCGGATTCACCAAGGAGATCGGTGTTCTCGCGAACAACGTGCTGATGAACGCCCAGAAGGCGTCGATCGAGATGGGGGCCGGCCGCGGGCAGCAAGTGCACGTGACGGCCGAGAAGGCGCACATCCTCGTGCGCTGCCTCAACGAAGGCAACGACCCGCTCAAGTCCGAGCCCGGAAAGGCGCACATCCATCTCGTCATGGCCCTCTCCGACGACAGTGCCATCGGCATGGCGAAGATGAAGCTCAATGCGGTGATCGAGAAGCTCGGCCCCGACTTCCGGCTCTGA
- the rsmI gene encoding 16S rRNA (cytidine(1402)-2'-O)-methyltransferase, with amino-acid sequence MAGRLLVVATPIGNLADLSARAREALSGADLVACEDTRRSGQLLAHLGVRRPLLSLHEHNERARLPRLLAMLEQGATIALVSDAGTPLLSDPGFLLVREAAAAGVRIEPIPGASAVLAALAVSGLPPCPFTFAGFAPPKSGKRRDFYRRFGALPHTVVLFESPHRLLRSLEDAVAELGERPAAICRELTKLHEETLRGPLPELLADFAARPALKGEFVVVLGGSA; translated from the coding sequence ATGGCCGGCCGCCTGCTCGTCGTCGCCACCCCGATCGGCAACCTCGCGGATCTCTCCGCGCGGGCGCGCGAGGCGCTCTCCGGCGCCGACCTCGTCGCCTGCGAGGACACCCGGCGCAGCGGCCAGCTCCTCGCCCATCTCGGCGTGCGCCGGCCGCTCCTGTCGCTCCACGAGCACAACGAGCGGGCGCGTCTGCCGCGCCTGCTCGCCATGCTCGAGCAAGGCGCGACGATCGCCCTGGTCTCGGACGCCGGCACACCGCTGCTCTCCGACCCCGGCTTCCTCCTGGTGCGCGAAGCGGCCGCCGCCGGCGTGCGGATCGAGCCGATCCCCGGCGCCTCGGCGGTGCTCGCCGCGCTCGCCGTCTCGGGGCTCCCACCCTGCCCGTTCACCTTCGCCGGGTTTGCGCCACCGAAGAGCGGCAAGCGGCGCGATTTCTATCGCCGCTTCGGCGCCCTCCCGCACACCGTCGTGCTCTTCGAGTCGCCGCACCGCCTGTTGCGCAGCCTCGAGGACGCCGTCGCCGAGCTCGGTGAGCGCCCGGCGGCGATCTGTCGCGAGCTGACCAAGCTGCACGAGGAGACGCTGCGTGGCCCGCTCCCGGAGCTGCTCGCCGATTTCGCCGCGCGCCCGGCCCTCAAGGGGGAGTTCGTGGTCGTTCTCGGCGGCTCAGCTTGA
- a CDS encoding bifunctional transcriptional activator/DNA repair protein Ada, which translates to MERASLDRDPAYDGVFWLAVRTTGIFCRPTCPARKPLPQNVEYLATVREALFAGYRPCKRCRPLEAAGTPPEWVTRLLAAAEQAEGGRLRDAQIRALGIEPARARRHFQREYGLTFQAYCRARRLGEAFDGLRRGADLDDSGYEAGFESASGFRAAFARLFGESPGAVAKNPATAACVRVDWIESPLGPLVAGSNGEGICLLEFTDRRALEAQLVTLKRRLAAVLVPGRDALLDQLREELAAYFAGERREFSVPLVEPGTPFERRVWDALVAIPYGETRSYAELARTIGSPGASRAVGTANGRNRIAIVVPCHRVVNTNGELGGYGGGLWRKQWLLDLERGERREERAAPALSRAGSRGRG; encoded by the coding sequence ATGGAACGCGCCAGCCTCGATCGTGACCCCGCCTATGACGGCGTCTTCTGGCTCGCCGTCCGCACCACCGGGATCTTCTGTCGCCCGACCTGCCCGGCGCGCAAGCCGCTGCCGCAGAACGTCGAGTACCTGGCGACGGTTCGCGAGGCGCTCTTCGCCGGCTACCGCCCGTGCAAGCGCTGCCGGCCGCTCGAAGCCGCCGGCACGCCGCCGGAGTGGGTGACGCGCCTGCTCGCCGCCGCCGAACAGGCCGAGGGCGGGCGCTTGCGCGACGCGCAGATCCGCGCTCTCGGGATCGAGCCGGCGCGCGCCCGACGCCACTTCCAGCGCGAGTACGGCCTCACCTTCCAGGCTTACTGCCGCGCCCGCCGGCTCGGCGAGGCGTTCGACGGCCTGCGCCGCGGCGCCGACCTCGACGACTCGGGCTACGAGGCGGGGTTCGAATCGGCGAGCGGCTTCCGCGCCGCCTTCGCGCGGCTCTTCGGCGAGTCTCCGGGCGCCGTGGCGAAGAACCCGGCGACCGCAGCGTGCGTGCGCGTCGACTGGATCGAGAGCCCGCTCGGCCCGCTGGTCGCCGGGTCGAACGGCGAGGGGATCTGCCTGCTCGAGTTCACCGACCGCCGCGCCCTCGAGGCGCAGCTCGTCACGCTGAAGCGGCGGCTCGCCGCCGTCCTGGTGCCGGGGCGCGACGCGCTGCTCGACCAGTTGCGCGAGGAGCTGGCGGCCTATTTCGCCGGCGAACGGCGCGAGTTTTCCGTGCCGCTCGTCGAGCCCGGCACACCGTTCGAGCGCCGCGTCTGGGACGCGCTCGTCGCCATCCCCTACGGCGAGACGCGCTCCTACGCCGAGCTGGCACGCACCATCGGCTCGCCGGGCGCCTCGCGCGCCGTCGGTACCGCCAACGGCCGCAATCGCATCGCCATCGTCGTCCCCTGCCACCGCGTCGTCAACACGAACGGCGAGCTCGGCGGCTACGGCGGCGGGCTCTGGCGCAAGCAGTGGCTGCTCGACCTCGAACGCGGGGAGCGCCGGGAGGAGCGCGCCGCGCCCGCGCTCAGTCGCGCGGGATCTCGCGGTCGAGGTTGA
- a CDS encoding NAD+ synthase, protein MIRKGEVAARLVLHEELALSALTSFVADAVATAGARGVTVGLSGGIDSALAAALAVRALGRERVFPFFMPYRSSSPESARDAAAVAATLGLALATCDITPQIDAYFSAVDPEADAVRRGNKMARERMTILFDQAKKLGCLVLGTSNKTEILLGYSTVFGDNASSFNPLGDLYKQQVWQLSRALGLPREVVDKRPSADLWPGQTDEAELGFDYETADEVLYLLFDQGLLPDEVVERGYPEPTVHRIVALERANRFKRRLMLIARLSGSAINLDREIPRD, encoded by the coding sequence ATGATCCGCAAGGGAGAGGTCGCGGCACGTCTGGTGCTCCACGAGGAGCTGGCACTCTCCGCGCTCACCAGCTTCGTCGCCGACGCCGTCGCCACCGCCGGCGCGCGCGGCGTGACCGTCGGACTCTCCGGCGGCATCGACTCGGCGTTGGCCGCCGCGCTCGCCGTCCGCGCTCTCGGCCGCGAGCGCGTCTTCCCGTTCTTCATGCCCTACCGCTCGTCGAGCCCCGAGTCGGCGCGCGACGCCGCGGCGGTCGCGGCGACGCTCGGCCTCGCGCTCGCCACCTGCGACATCACGCCGCAGATCGACGCCTACTTCTCCGCCGTCGACCCCGAAGCCGACGCCGTACGACGCGGCAACAAGATGGCGCGCGAGCGGATGACCATCCTCTTCGACCAGGCCAAGAAGCTCGGCTGCCTGGTCCTCGGCACCTCGAACAAGACCGAGATCCTGCTCGGCTACTCGACCGTCTTCGGCGACAACGCGAGCTCGTTCAACCCGCTCGGCGATCTCTACAAGCAGCAGGTCTGGCAGCTCTCGCGCGCCCTCGGCCTGCCGCGCGAGGTCGTCGACAAGCGCCCCTCGGCCGATCTCTGGCCGGGACAGACCGACGAGGCCGAGCTCGGCTTCGACTACGAGACCGCCGACGAGGTGCTCTACCTGCTCTTCGACCAGGGCCTGCTGCCCGACGAGGTCGTCGAGCGCGGCTACCCCGAGCCGACCGTCCACCGGATCGTCGCCCTCGAGCGCGCCAACCGCTTCAAGCGCCGCCTGATGCTCATCGCCCGCCTCTCCGGCAGCGCCATCAACCTCGACCGCGAGATCCCGCGCGACTGA
- a CDS encoding carbon-nitrogen hydrolase — MRAHASIRLTMAADGAILRVGLAQVDARLGDVEANVERHLEWIARARAERVDLLLFPELSLTGYRLLHLTSRVAMRPDRSPAIARLAAAAGEMAVVVGLVEEDAQGVLYNSALLLAGGGVRHTHRKLYLPTYGLFQEGRFFGEGRRLDLARLPGVDFGILICEDLWHSDPARRLARAGAKLVAVVSASPGRLGPGPLPESQSDWESLTRSTALLNTCWVLYCGRVGWEEGSFYTGGSHIVRPGGELLARAPFLEEHLLVADLDLRAVDRLRWRLPLLRAERTDIEGPE; from the coding sequence ATGCGAGCGCATGCTAGCATCCGCCTCACGATGGCCGCGGACGGAGCGATCCTGCGCGTCGGCCTCGCCCAGGTCGACGCGCGACTGGGCGACGTCGAAGCCAATGTCGAGCGGCATCTCGAGTGGATCGCCCGCGCTCGCGCCGAGCGCGTCGACCTGCTGCTCTTCCCCGAGCTCTCGCTCACCGGCTACCGCCTGCTCCACCTCACGTCACGCGTGGCGATGCGACCCGACCGTTCACCGGCGATCGCTCGCCTCGCCGCGGCTGCCGGCGAGATGGCGGTGGTCGTCGGCCTGGTCGAGGAGGACGCCCAGGGGGTGCTTTACAACAGCGCCCTGCTGCTCGCCGGCGGCGGGGTGCGCCACACCCATCGCAAGCTCTACCTGCCGACCTACGGGCTCTTCCAGGAGGGACGCTTCTTCGGCGAGGGGCGGCGGCTCGACCTGGCGCGTCTGCCGGGGGTCGATTTCGGCATCCTGATCTGCGAGGACCTCTGGCACAGCGACCCGGCGCGACGTCTGGCGCGCGCCGGTGCCAAGCTGGTGGCGGTCGTCTCGGCGAGCCCCGGACGGCTCGGCCCCGGGCCGCTTCCCGAGAGCCAGTCGGACTGGGAATCGCTCACCCGCTCGACGGCGCTGCTCAACACCTGCTGGGTGCTCTACTGCGGGCGCGTCGGCTGGGAGGAGGGCTCGTTCTACACCGGCGGGAGCCACATCGTGCGGCCGGGCGGCGAGCTGCTGGCGCGCGCCCCCTTCCTCGAGGAGCACCTGCTCGTCGCCGACCTCGACCTGCGCGCCGTCGACCGCCTGCGCTGGCGCCTGCCGCTGCTGCGCGCCGAGCGCACCGACATCGAGGGGCCGGAATGA
- a CDS encoding MGMT family protein has translation MPAPPLSYEKIYAVVARIPRGRVATYGQIAALAGLPRQPRLVGYALHTLPDESRLPWHRVVNAQGRTSPRSDGFGHERLQQHLLEQEGVQFSPAGTLSLARYRWRPRALTAKG, from the coding sequence GTGCCCGCACCCCCGCTTTCGTACGAGAAGATCTACGCGGTGGTGGCGCGCATCCCGCGCGGTCGCGTCGCGACCTACGGCCAGATCGCCGCGCTCGCCGGCCTCCCACGCCAGCCTCGACTGGTCGGCTACGCGCTGCACACCCTTCCCGACGAGAGCCGCCTCCCCTGGCACCGCGTCGTCAACGCCCAGGGGCGCACCAGCCCGCGCTCCGACGGCTTCGGCCACGAACGACTCCAGCAGCACCTGCTCGAGCAGGAAGGCGTGCAGTTCTCCCCCGCCGGCACCCTCTCCCTCGCCCGCTACCGCTGGCGCCCGCGCGCGCTCACCGCGAAGGGCTGA
- a CDS encoding Txe/YoeB family addiction module toxin: MPRAVRQPIFHREFREDLRFWVATDRKVALRALDLVEAVLRDPFQGVGKPEPLKYLAPGLWSRRLTQEHRIVYLVDDAVVQFLQARYHY, translated from the coding sequence GTGCCGCGTGCCGTCCGGCAACCGATCTTCCATCGCGAGTTCCGAGAGGACCTGCGCTTCTGGGTCGCCACCGACCGAAAGGTCGCGCTGCGAGCCCTCGATCTCGTGGAGGCCGTTCTGCGCGACCCGTTCCAGGGTGTGGGCAAGCCGGAGCCGCTCAAGTACCTGGCCCCGGGCCTCTGGTCGCGTCGGCTGACGCAGGAGCATCGGATCGTCTACCTCGTCGACGACGCCGTCGTCCAGTTTCTCCAGGCGCGCTACCACTACTGA
- a CDS encoding type II toxin-antitoxin system prevent-host-death family antitoxin: MITETTYTSARAMLAALCDQVASTREPVIIRRRGAESVALVSADELASLLETAHLLRSPKNAQRLVRALRRAQRTKGKPSSVNKLRHELDLATTR, from the coding sequence ATGATCACCGAAACCACCTACACGAGCGCCCGCGCGATGCTCGCGGCGCTCTGCGATCAGGTCGCCTCGACGAGGGAACCGGTCATCATCCGGCGGCGCGGCGCCGAGAGCGTCGCCCTGGTCTCCGCCGACGAGCTCGCCAGCCTGCTCGAGACGGCCCATCTCCTGCGCTCGCCGAAGAACGCCCAACGCCTCGTGCGCGCGCTGCGTCGCGCGCAGCGGACGAAGGGCAAGCCGAGCTCGGTGAACAAGCTCCGCCACGAGCTCGATCTCGCCACCACCCGCTAG